GCACGCTTACTTCCAGGCTGTTTGTGAGTAGTCGCCGAGcgcttattttttattattcattccgGCCGCCGAGAGCGATGACACATTATGCTGGTTCTCTCGTCTCTTGCGGATTATCCTGCTTATGTTCTTTAGGCCTCTTTCGAGGCAGCTGTCGTCGTGTTTTTTGAGGTTCCGTTTTGCCGAGTTTTCTGCGAAGTGATAAGCGTCAGGGAGAATTTCGGCGTGATGAATTGGGGGACTGGCTATGGAACTGAGCcaagaatattatttattcgtTCGACGGGTCTAAAGAGAATGCGACAGGCTCTTGTGATGGTTTTGTTTCGCTTTCTCACTTAAATAAGATTGGAATTAAATATTTCCTTCAGCGATtcgttttacttttttctaggcttattttgtaaagatagATTGTGAATATAAATACGAGAAGAGATTTATAGTTTTCTGACTATAGCAGAccaattcaaaaaattttatggtagtcaaagatttaaaaaatgaataaatgatCCTCAAACTCGCGCGTAAAAGCTTTGATTTACATGTTTTCCGAAAAATGCACGATCACGATACTAAATCTTCATTATTCACAGTGCCGCATCCGCCACGAAATCTCAGCATTGAGAAGGTGACTAGCAATACCGTGCTGGTACACTGGGAGGCGCCAACAGACTCGATCTTTTCGGAATACGCGATCAGGTATCGTACCGAGGACGACCCGCGATGGGTGAAGTTGCCAAGCGTAAAGGAAACGGAAGCCGAGGTAGCCGACATGACGCCTGGCGAGCGCTATACCATACAGGTCAATACCGTCAGCTTTGGTGTCGAAAGCCTTTATCCTCTTCAAGTCAACCACACGATTCGTAAGTATCGCTGCATGtagcttttattattatataaattcaacatttattttaaatggtattACATGCTATTTTATGACTTTCAGGTCCGAACCCAGTGCTGAACGTAACGCCGGTTATCGATTCGACGAACGTGACGCTCGAGTGGCCGCGACCCGAGGGTCGGATCGAGTACTACGCACTCAAGTGGTGGCCCTTGGATATACCGGAGAGCATACGCGTGAAAAACGTAACTGCGAGCAGCGACCTGTCGAGCATCGGCTATGAGGATAGCTCCTCGACGCCGCCGAATCATAATATCGAGAGGATTCTCGTGGGTGATCTCATGCCAGGGGTTGAGTACGTTTTCACCGTGTTCACGGTGTCCTACGACCTCGTCAGTGACATCACCAGTCTGAAGACTCGCACGAGTTAGTGGAtgaaatttttcgtttttcttgGAAATTTCTGAgcttaacatttttataaggGCGTAAAAACTGAATTACTGCATGATTTTTTCATTCGATAGACGCCTGAGGGCGATAGAATATCAATCTTCAAATGAACTGAGAATTCAAGTTTAACAAATTCATTCGAGCTGCCTCTAAACAGAAATTTCACGAATAAATTTAAGTCTTAAAAACGATAGAGCATGATATATTTGACTAAATGCACATTTTATTAGATATAAACGTTTTCCAATCCAAAGCTAATTTTAGATGAACGAattattttagatattttAGAGAACACgcaaaatgtttatttttttcataagaaTATTTTCCTACACTGAATGcttcatttaaataataacTAAAACACACTTCTTGTGAActaatataatttttcataaaaactaaCACCGAAAGtggtaaatttttaatattcgaAAATGCATCGACGTGGTTTCATATATTAACACTCTTCAATCGTATTAGAAAGCTTTAATAATTCAATAACATAATAATATCATTAACCTGCAGATATAGAAAATTACTACTTATGCTTGGCTAAGTAAATTAAGGGTCAAAactaatgaaaaatccgaattgtaaaattgtttACAATTGACTACAATCATCCAATACTAATATGCACAAATTTTTCCATTGCCCTCGTAACACTTCTAAAGGTGAAAAGGAACTGGGAACAGATCAaggtacatttttttttcgtaagtGTCGTACGCATATACTAATAAACAGTAGTGTGATGCTATAGTGACtaacaatatattataaatatacacagTTGTTATGTATGTACATGTACATGGTACACTAAACCTGAGGATTTGAAAACCAAATTAAGCGTTACTTTAGTCACTTTACCTTCATTGCACAAAGTATTCATGAAGCACACCAGAAAGAATCGATAACGCTAATTTTCATCTTCAACGCCTCATTCGCATGTATCACATAAATGTACTTCATAGGTGTAGACTCGCTTGTCGTTCTTTTAatgaattgaaattaaaacaTTGACTTACCCGTCAAACTTCTGCGTCCGATCAGCATGCGAAAATCGGCGCAAAAAACCATTAGACACGAGCGCATGCACGTCGTAGTCGCTGCTTGCGcttcatatatatacacactcagACACTCCGCCACATACACTCGACGACACgagtctgtctctctctttcttcgcgTGCGCTCGCCTATCCCAACATGTTGTACTTATCTGTTCGCGTCGCAGTGCCGCTGATTCAGTCGGAGGTTGTGGTGGTGGTCGATCGCGACCAGCCGGACTCGCTGACACTACGCTACACGCCAACGCCCGTCCAGTCGTCGCGTTTCGATCTCTATCGGTTTCGCATAAGCGACGGCGTCAACACCACCCAGGAGCGCATCGTCAACGACACCGACACCAAGGTCACGTTCACCGGATTGACGCCAGGCAGGTTGTACAACGTTACCGTCTGGACCGTCAGTGATAAGGTGGAGAGTAGGCCGCTACTCAGGCAGGATAGATTATGTGAGTATTTTAATACTTCAAAgtatgaataaaatttgaagaaTTACGAAATTCAGATAAGATTCTACAGTTTACATACTTCCTAGTTGAGATCCTAGTGAACCGTGCAACGATTCGTTTGGTGGGAGAACTTTCAGTCGGCTATGAGATGTTTTTTGCTCCAGAGCCATAATAGCGTTAATTGCGTCTATTACCTTGGCGGAAGTTTCAACCTCATTCCAGTCGTATAGTCTTTGGCAGCGAAAAAACTACACGCGTCgctagactattgatcaacggTGATCTAGCTGAAATTCATCTAGCAAAAGTGTATACATTTCAAATGCAATGTTGAATATCTGCATTCGTCCGCGAAAATTGTGAAAATGTTTAGAGATTCAATTACTGTAACGCGAAAGATATAGGTGCAGTAGATGCAATGCGAAAAGTGAGAacgtgttttgaaaataaagtttaGTCATTTAAGTTTATTGTTGACATCAGCGCATTACGACGCCTGGATTTTTGCATGCGAGAGTAGTTTGACTCGACCAAGGTAATAGACGCACGTGAGGGATTCCATCTCAGTCGTGGCAGAAATGACTTATTCCAGGAAACTCAATTATCCTAAAAAGCCGATTCTAAGTCAACCTCGATTTTCTTTTCGCAGATCCCGAGCCGATAACGGCAATCAACGCGACGGAGATCAACGACACGAAGATCACTTTAGCCTGGGATCCGCCTCGCGGCGAGTACGACGCTTTTGAGGTGCAGTACATCAACTCCGACGACAACTATGTCCAGAACATCACGTCGATGAACAGCATCACGATAACCGATCTCAAGCCTCATCGTAACTACACCTTCACTTTGGTTGTTCGATCCGGTACCGAATCCAACTACCTCAGAAGATCGAATCCTTTGAGTGCTAGCTTCACGACAAGCGAGTCGTATCCTGGAAGGGTCGATAAGTTCCACCCGACGGATATTCAGCCCAGCGACATCAGCTTCGAGTGGTCTCTTCCAACTCAGGAGCGGAATGGCGTCATTAGGAAATTCAGCATCACGTATGGCCTCGAGGTAGTTATGACTGTGCTTATCATTTTGCTGTTAAGACGGTCATCGTaccttaaaaatattgcagtgTATGACATAACAGCAATGTGTATTATTagataatgatttttaatttacgaaGCGCGATAAGATAGATGATTGCAAAACCATTCCTTTTATCGAGCTGATAGTGTTTTGTAAGATCGTCACTCATAGTACTGCCTTGAATCGGTTAACGTACAGTTGCAGTAAAAGTACATTATTTCATCAAAGTTGTAAGCTCCAAAACATACGTGTTCATCCTTCTCAGATCAATTATTCCAAACTAgataaggtaataatttatttcaactacgatttaaaaaaaaagtgcaaCGCGGTATGTTGCTTTGCAATAAATCAGACCCACTTCTCCGCATCTACACACAAATGAGACTGAAAGCTCGCAGGAGTGGACAACGAGTGTACTCACTTATACTCTGCTCGCAACTCCTCAATGATACCGCCATGTCTTACATAATCCTCACGCTCGCTTGTGGCACACAGGGCTCGGCGCACACGCAGGCGCACGACTTCAAGTCCAACGAGTTCCACGGCACGATCAAGAACCTGATTCCCGGCAAGACGTACATCTTCCGCATCCAGGCGGAGACGAGCGTCGGCTTCGGCCAGGAGGCCATCTGGAAGCAGAAGATGCCAATCCTTGCACCGCCCAAGCCGCTGTCACAAGTCGTACCCACCGAGGTCTGCCGAAGCAGTACAACAATACAGATCAGGTTCAGAAAGAATTACTTCAGCGAGAAAAACGGCGCGGTGACGTCGTACACGATTATCGTCGCCGAGGACGACACGAAGAACGCTAGTGGCTTGGAGATGCCTAGTTGGAGAGATGTGCAAGCTTACAGTATCTGGCCACCTTATCAGGTAGGCTGATTGGTTTTGATATATCAAGGCTTTTTAAGATTATGAATTAATGAGAGCAATTGTCTCAAATGTTAATTTAAAGCTGGGTAACGTCATGCGCGATTTTCAAATTTGCGTTGATGCTTACAGTTTGCGCAGGCGTGAGTTTTCATTGTAAGCTCAAGAAATTCACGACAGCGAAGGACATTCTTTCGAAATTCATCTTTGCGATTAGATAAGAACTTAAGTCATAATAGataattgctttttttataataataatagctaGACAATTTAGGATTACCACCAATTCTAAACTTAATCTTTCTGGATAGTGCACAAATATTAGGTAGGAGAGGAACAAAGCTATTGaaagtataatttaaaaatgactCATTCTCTTTATCTATTTCCTAAATGCCGCAAGTAAGAATCTACACGCTGTTACACTTTATATTGAATTTATGCTTTCGATGTAACCTAGAAACGTCAATTTCAATCGTCTTCGgttaacattttttctttgaaCTCGTAAAGCTTATGCCTATGTCGCCGTCTACAAGATTTTCATCCGAATATATGCACCATAATTTCAGCAGAAGGCATTtcaaaatagtacattacgatacgtgtgacttaaatggttcttttttacacggcgtagttagcacccgagcgcagcgagtattcgtataaaattttatagcacagacttctaaaatccgcaagtctcgcctattcgtgactaaagtagtccttatttgcaccgtgaggttagcgcacgagcgtagcgagtgtgataaacacggtgcaaaaaaggactgatttagtcacagataggcgtgacttaacagcgcattttagccacactgttctataaacaaaattatagcGTGTTTGATGGTTTCGCAGGTAATGGAACCGTACTACCCCTTCAAAAATGGCACTGTGGAGGACTTCACCATCGGCAAGGAGAACTGCGAGAACAAGAGTGGCTACTGCAACGGACCGCTCAAGTCCGGCTCGACATATCGAGTGAAAGTCCGAGCTTTCACAGCACCTGACAAGTTCACCGATACCAGCTACAGTTTTCCCATTCAAACTGGTGAGTGTCGATGTTTTGGGTGTCTGTTGATTTAATTTAGACATAGAAGCGTTTAGAAAACATTTCTTTAATCCTTTGAGTCCTGTTATTTTTGTAGtaaactattattattgtttttgtacgataattatttatgatgtCAATTTTCTTGGGACTTTGAGGATTAAACTTGAACATGTATAAAGTTTACGAAATCTTTAAGCTCTGAGATATATAACTACTGGTATACTTTTCTCAATGATTCCATGAACTAcaaagtattatttaaaatgaacTAAAATCGATAAGTATTCAAGTACTGtgtcaatttttaaaagtaaatacgTAAACTTCtaatatttcaacaataacaTCATCTTAAAATCCGTCAAAGTTTCGAAAGTATATTTGAAAAGTGTGCGGGATTAGagataaaatttataaccGAAACACTCGCAAAAAATTCATGCTTAATTATTTCGTGCACATGCCTCGCCTAAGGATTGCTGTTGGCAGGTAAGCTAATAAAAAAGCAACAAAAAAACAGCTGCAATGTATATCTTTCTGTGTTACCCCGAAAAACTATCGCAGAAACAACGATCATCAACCTCAGATATACCACATTGTTACACTAACAATTCagcgaaaaaaaacgagaaaaacgAACCACATACCATTgacacacatacgcgcacCTCCAATATATACAAAACCGATACACATCATCCGTACAAAACAGCTGCAAGCAAGCAAGCAAACCTCAACAAGAATTattcacacacacgcacacacacccacacacacacacatatttaTACCCATACTCTCTCTTGCCATTGCCATGTGCACGTTGCTTTGGTATTTTCGTCGTTGTCGTGTGTGTTcagtctgtgtgtgtgtgtgcgtgttaCAATCGCGCGAAAGACGCGTCGTGTCCCATACGAATTATTTTCGCGAGTCACTCAATTTCTGTTTTTCTGTTCTTTGCGCGGCCGTGCAGATAAGGACAATACGGCAATCATAGTCGGGGTGACGGTGCCGATCGTGTTGCTGCTGGCGCTGCTCGGCATCGGACTACTAATCAGGCGGCACAGGAGCCAAGGACGCAAGACCACCGAGACCCGAGCTACCGACGAGCTCTCACTGCCCGACAGCGTCATCGAGACCAGGTAAGGCTGAGGatcgattttttctctttcattttcttcgaGGATTTCTTTTTAGTTGAAGCGAGAAGGAAGCGAGGTGATGGCTTTTTTTGCGATGCAATGTCGTGGATGATGAATTATGGATTAGCCCCTGACATCGTCGCGTTTCGAATCGTTTGCCCGTTGTTTAAAAGTGGTGCTGGGCGAATTTAAACGAGTTTTgatgttctttttttacacGAAATTTATGAGTTACATTGTTCTATAACAGTTGCt
The sequence above is a segment of the Nasonia vitripennis strain AsymCx chromosome 3, Nvit_psr_1.1, whole genome shotgun sequence genome. Coding sequences within it:
- the LOC100116198 gene encoding tyrosine-protein phosphatase 10D isoform X13, yielding MCMCAAATESPLRKGERMTGGATMRPPERACCCFLLLMLLLLAEVTRSADLAIEIPGNLSQGGSWYRLDYSPRIGDPPPNTTIAASEIGDVIKFRNGLPGTRYEYWLYYSNDTLHDWLTWTASITTPPDPPSNLTVSVKSGKSAVVYWEPPRHGNYSGFRLRVQSFNDASNPWTSVIPADAAPYTLRDLTPGATYSLQLFTVLETKESVAYTSRNFTTKPNTPGKFIVWFRNETTLLVLWQPPYPAGIYTYYKVSIDPQDAAESVLYIEKESEPPGPAQAAFKGLIPGRAYNISVQTVSEDETSAPTTAQYRTVPLRPLNVTFDNSSVTSTSFRVYWSPPNGSSEFDKYQISLAGNRRFAPVTRNREDECRWEFKDLEPGKTYQVVVKTFSGKVSSWPASKDVTLRPLPVRDLRAEIDEKTWMVEVSWSPENTSTQDTYRVEYHEVEATIGGDSNVLTTNKTKITLEALLPGRNYSIIVQAISNKVESNETVLYQVTKPSSPIIEDLKSIEKGLNISWKSDVNSRQEKFEVTHNRNDTGESATTLTTESHIVLEDLYPGAGYEVKVFAISHGLRSEPHAYFQAVLPHPPRNLSIEKVTSNTVLVHWEAPTDSIFSEYAIRYRTEDDPRWVKLPSVKETEAEVADMTPGERYTIQVNTVSFGVESLYPLQVNHTIRPNPVLNVTPVIDSTNVTLEWPRPEGRIEYYALKWWPLDIPESIRVKNVTASSDLSSIGYEDSSSTPPNHNIERILVGDLMPGVEYVFTVFTVSYDLVSDITSLKTRTSEKELGTDQGTFFFLPLIQSEVVVVVDRDQPDSLTLRYTPTPVQSSRFDLYRFRISDGVNTTQERIVNDTDTKVTFTGLTPGRLYNVTVWTVSDKVESRPLLRQDRLYPEPITAINATEINDTKITLAWDPPRGEYDAFEVQYINSDDNYVQNITSMNSITITDLKPHRNYTFTLVVRSGTESNYLRRSNPLSASFTTSESYPGRVDKFHPTDIQPSDISFEWSLPTQERNGVIRKFSITYGLEGSAHTQAHDFKSNEFHGTIKNLIPGKTYIFRIQAETSVGFGQEAIWKQKMPILAPPKPLSQVVPTEVCRSSTTIQIRFRKNYFSEKNGAVTSYTIIVAEDDTKNASGLEMPSWRDVQAYSIWPPYQVMEPYYPFKNGTVEDFTIGKENCENKSGYCNGPLKSGSTYRVKVRAFTAPDKFTDTSYSFPIQTGLLLADKDNTAIIVGVTVPIVLLLALLGIGLLIRRHRSQGRKTTETRATDELSLPDSVIETRSRPSIQLVKRTFPTASDLHK